The DNA region CATTACTTGAGCCAGAAACTGAAGAAACTCCATAATTACCGTGTTTGGTAACGTTAATTCCTGCACCTGCAGCTACAAAAGATGATAAAGTAGAAATATTAAATGTGTTTTTACCATCACCACCTGTACCGCATAAATCAATCGTATTATAATCGGAAAAATCAACTGCTAAACACAAATCTAATAATGCGTCACGAAAACCTTCTAATTCTTCAACAGTAATACTTCGCATCATATATACTGTTAAAAATGCTGCGATTTGACTCGGGTTGTATTCTCCTTTAGAAATGTTTACCAATACATTTTTAGCCTCTTCTTTTGAAATGGTTTCATGATTGATTAATCTATTTAATAATTGTTTCATATTTCGACATTAAGAATTTAACCAATTTTCCAATAATTGCTTTCCGTTTGGGGTAAGCACTGATTCAGGGTGATATTGCACTCCTTTTACATCGTACTTTTTATGTCTTAACGACATTATTTGGCCATTTTCGTCATAAGAAGTGGCTTCTAACACATCGGGTAAATTAGTATCAACAACCCATGAGTGGTAACGACCCACTTCAAAGTTTTTTTCTAAACCTTTAAACATTGGTTCATCATCAACCGTAAGTTCAACATTTGTGGCAACACCATGATAAACCTCTTTTAAATTGATGATTTTACCTCCAAAAACTTCACCAATTGCCTGCTGTCCTAAACAAACTCCCAAAATACTTTTAGTTGGAGCATATTGTTTGATAATTTCTTTTAATAGCCCTGCTTCATCGGGTATTCCTGGCCCAGGAGAAAGCACAATCTTATCAAATGCTTCAACTTCACCTAAGGTCAATTGGTCGTTTCGTTTTACGGTAACCTCACAACCTAAATCTTCTAAATAATGTACCAAATTATAGGTAAAACTATCGTAGTTATCTATGACTAATATTTTCTTCATTCCTATACACGTTCAGCCAACTCTATGGCATGGGTTAATGCTCCTAATTTGTTATATACTTCTTGCAATTCATTTTCTGGGTCTGATTTTGATACTAATCCCGCACCGGCTTGCCAATGTAATTCGTGATTCTTGCTTAAAAAAGTACGAATCATAATGGCATGGTTAAAATTACCATCAAAATCCATAAAACCAATAGCACCTCCATAAAAAGCCCTGCTTGTTTTTTCGTATTGTTCAATCAGCTGCATCGCCCTATGTTTTGGTGCACCGCTTAATGTGCCAGCAGGAAAAGTGTCAGCAACAACTTGCATTGTAGAAGTGTTCTTCTCTTTTTTTCCCGTAACCTTACTTACCAAATGAATTACATGAGAAAAGAATTGAACTTCTCTATATGTATCAACTTTCACCTGACTACCGTGACGGCTTAAATCGTTTCTAGCCAAATCCACCAACATTACGTGTTCGTCGTTTTCTTTGTCGTCTTGTGATAGTTTTTTTGCCAATATAGCATCTTGTTCATCATTCCCAGAACGTTTAAAAGTCCCTGCTATAGGGTGAATTTCTGCTAGCCCATCTTTTACTACCAATTGTGCTTCAGGGGAACTACCAAATATTTTAAAATCACCATAATCAAAATAAAAGAGGTATGGCGAAGGATTAATACTCCGCAAAGTTCTATAGACATTAAATTCATCTCCTTTAAAAGATTGTTTAAATTTTTTGGACAAAACCAATTGAAATACATCACCCCTAGCACAATGCTTTTTGGCAATTTCTACATGCTCCTTATATTCATTATCTGTTAAATTAGAACTAATCTCACCATCTTTTGTAAATTTATATGTAGTAAAATTCTGTGCTTTAACCAATTGATGCAAATCTTCTATATTGCTTTTTTCGTTATAATCATGTGCAAAAATATAGGCATGATTTTTAAAATGGTTTATCGCGATAATATTCTGATAAACAGCGTAATATATATCAGGAATTACAATAGAATCTTTCTTCTTTGAAATCTCTACATCTTCAAAATACCGAACAGCATCATACGCAGTGTAGCCAAAAATTCCGTTATGGATAAATTTAAAACCTTCATCTTTTTGTACATCAAAACGTTGAGAAAATTTATGAATCTCTGTAGGAACATCTGTTTCATTAGTAATTTCCATTATTTTGCTTGTTCCGTCAGGAAAAGTCTGAAAAATCTTTTCATTTTCAACTTTAATGGTCGCAATTGGATTAAAACAGATGTATGAAAAACTGTTGTCATTAGCATGATAATCACTACTTTCGAGCAGAATACTATTGGGAAAACGATCGCGAATTTTTAAATACACGCTCACTGGTGTAATGGTATCAGCAATTATTTTTTTTGACGATGTGTTTAATTTGAATTTATTCATAATAAAAAAAGCTTGTCGTGAATGACAAGCCTTGTTATTTTTAATTTAAATATACAATGGTTTAGTTCACGAATTTGCGTTTCGAGAATTCCACCACCAGGTATTATTTAAAATTGTATTCATAATTGATTTGTTATGACAAATGTAGTAAAATATTTAAACAATCAAAAAAATATTAAAGTAATGATACTTCTTTCCATTCAGTGCCATTATGAAAATATAGTTTATTGTCGGTAGAGTTGACATACATATCTCCTAATGCTCCAGTTGGTGCTGCAGCTTGAGGCTCTAAACGCATTACACCGTTAACATGTAATTTTTGCTGAGGGCTTTTGGTTCCTACTCCAATACTACCTTCAAAATAAGAATCGGCATCAGAAGCAGAATGTATGGCGTAATTTTCATTGGTTCCTTTGTTAAAACTGGCGTCTATATGAAGACCATATGAGTCAGTTGTTGTGCCTGAACCATAATAAAAAATATACTGACCATATGTTTTCGAAATTGTTCCTTCATTTCTTATAATTACTGTCGAAGTAAAGGCATTATCAATAGTCCCAAAATTTTCAATTTCAGCTAAAGTCGATTCTGCAGTGGTAATAGTGGCTCCAGTTTTATTTTTTATTATGCTTCTAGTACCAATACCAAATCCAATAGTACCTGTACCATTGTTTTCAACGGTATTTGCATTTGCATATGTAAATCCATTGGAACCTGCACCATCATATATCGCTTTTACATTTACTAATGTAGTTGATCCATCGGTTGATTTTTTACCTTCGACCCATAGTTTATGAGCATCTGAAAAAGCATTTCTTCCAATACCAACTCTACCATCAAAATAAGCAATTTCAGGAGAAGCTCCATCCACAAATTTACCTGCTCCACCACCACCTTCTACCCAAGCAGTTCCATCATAATTCCAAATAGATTTTGTATCTGTATCATAAACCAATAAACCCAACGCAGGAGTTGCAATTGCCGCTCTTTGAACAGTTGTCATTCTTGGTATTAACAAGCCTTTGTCGGTTGATTCGATTTCCAAAGCCGAAGAAGCGTCAGGAGTGGTAGTGCCAATACCTACTTGTGCAAAACAAGTAGCAGATGCTATAATTGTGAAAATAAATAGTATTATTTTTTTCATAACTCTATAAATTATTTTATTAATATTTTTTTAGTTACTTTTTTACCTTCGTGTTCAAACTTTAATAAGTAAATCCCGCTTTTTAAATTTGGTTTTATGATTGAACCACGATTGTTTGAAACGGAAATATTTTTTTGATTACTTATTTTTCTACCTAATAAGTCAAAAATGGTAACTTTAAGGTTGACTAGATTAGCTGAAACAAATTGAATATGTTCTGCATCGTTATCTATAGGATTTGAAATAATCCGAATATCATTGGTAATAAATAAATCGTCAATACCTAATACTGCTTGGTGGTCGATCCCAAATGTATATTCTGAAAAACCACTTAAAACAACTTCATTAGCATTATCTGTTGTAACTGTTCCATTGGACAGGTCTCCAGTAACCACATTCGTTTCTGTAGCACTTACTAAATTCCAAACTCCACCATTTAATCCTACCACAGCAACCGAACTTAACTTGCTGCCGTTATCATTTACTAAAGTTGTAATATCACTTGCGGGAATCCAAGGCAAGGTTACTACACCTTGACCGTTCAACTCCCAATATTCTTTATCAGAGACGGCATCAACATCAGTACCATTTGTGCCGCTTGTAGGTGTTGCATTAAAATATTGTGCTTCTGAATTTATAGAATGATTTAACATTACCGGGGCATAAACGCCGTTATCGCCCACAGGCAATTTGGTTTCTCCAGTTCCGTAGGCAACTACTTTTCCATTTACGTATTCTTGGTCAGTACCCCAAACAGAGCCTGCTTCGACCGAAAAAACACCAGTTGAACCTAGTGTAACAACGGTATTACTTGTAGTAAAATCTAAATCCTTTTTCAAGTGAAATTCAACACCAGATCCCACATAAAGCTCTTGTGCAAAAACATTAACACCTAATAAAGAAAGCAATAAAAAAGAAAAAAGCTTGTAAAAGTGTTTCATAAACAACTATTTTACCCAAAAGTAATAAAAAATACAACTACTTATAAGTCAATTTAAAATAAATTAGCAGTAACGATAATGCGGCCGTAATACTATTTGTGACCATCATTGCTAAACTATTTACATAAATACCGTAAATCAGCCATAAAATAATACCTACAAAAAATACCATAAACATTGTTAAGGAAAGACTATCGGCCGACTTACTTTTATACGTTTTATACACCTGAGGCACAAAAGCAGCGGTAGTCAGCCCACCAGCTAGTAATCCCAAAATTTCTATGGAAGCCACCATTAACCTACTATATTTACAATTTTACCGGGCACTATAATTACTTTTTTAGGCGTTCGACCTGCCAATTGAGCTTGTGTTTTTTCATGAGTCATTACGGCTTCTTCAATTTGCTCTTTGGTTAAATCTAAAGATAAATCCATAGTAAAACGCATTTTACCATTGAACGAGATAGGATAGGTCTTTGTGCTTTCCACCAAGTATTTCTCTTCAAATTTAGGGAAAGGAGCGGTTGAAATAGACTCGGTATGACCCAACTTACTCCATAATTCTTCTGCAATATGCGGTGCATAAGGCGAAATTAATATCAACAAAGGTTCTAAAATTGCCCTATTGTTGCATTTTTTTGCTGTCAATTCATTTACTGCAATCATAAAGGTAGAAACCGAGGTGTTAAAAGAGAAATTCTCAATATCTTCTTCTACTTTTTTGATGGTTTTGTGTAGGGTTTTAAAAGCCTCTGGGGTAGGTTCAACACCTCCCGAGCCCCCCTCAAGGGGGGAATTAGTCACGTAAAAAGCACCGTTTTCACCGGAATGATACAATTTCCATAATTTTTTAAGAAAACTGTGTACACCCGTAATACCTGCAGTATTCCAAGGTTTCGCTTGTTCTAATGGGCCTAAAAACATTTCATACATACGTAAACTGTCTGCACCGTATTGCTCACAAATAGCATCTGGATTTACGACGTTTAGCCATCTTTTAGACATTTTTTCAACTTCTGAATATGTTTTAAATTCGCTAGAGCCCTGATTAAATAATTCATGAAATTTTCCCTTATGCCAATAACCCTTTTGAACCACAAAAATTGAATCTTCATAATACTGATTACTATTTCTATAATTTTCAATATCAAGAACATTACTTTTTACGTAATTAACATCAAAACGATGTGGAATAATTTCATTAAATGGGACAGCTAAACTTCCTTCCTTATACTCATCTACATACTCATAATCAGCACTGAAAAAAACATACTTTACATCTTTAGTATAGTGAGAAAAGTGTACCTTTTCTCCAAATTCATTTTCTTGTAACAGAAAAATAGTATTAGACGCTTTTTTACCCTCAAAATCATTTGCTCCTTTATAACCAGTAACATATGCCAATTCACTCGTCCCCAATATCATCCCTTGGTTAATCAACTTCTTCGCAAATTCATCTTGAGGCACTAAACCTTTATCAAACATGAATTTTTGCCAAAAACGGCTGTACAGCAAATGGCCTGTGGCATGCTCGCTACCACCGATGTACAAGTCGACGTCTTGCCAATAATTAATGGTATCTTGCGAGAAGATTTCATTCTCGTTATGTGGATCCATATAACGGTTAAAATACTGCGAACTGCCCGCCCAACCGGGCATGGTATTGAGTTCTAAAGGGAATACTGTTTTCTTATCGATTTGACTATTTTCAACTATCTTGTTTTGCTCAATGTCCCAAACCCAAGCCTCGGCATTTCCTAATGGTGGTTTACCGTCTTCGGTAGGTAAGTATTTTTCTACTTCAGGTAAAACAATAGGTATGTGTTTTTCATCAATCATTTGCGGCAAACCATTGACATAATATACCGGAAAAGGCTCGCCCCAATAGCGTTGACGACTAAAAACCGCATCACGCATTCTATAATTTATCTTTTTATAACCAAATCCACGTTTTTCAATTTCGTAAATAATGATTTTCATTGCCTTTTTATATGGCAAACCATTCAGGAAATCAGAATTGGCAATCACTGATTTTTCCTTTTCAGCAAAAGCTTCTTCAGAAATATCAACACCTTCAAAAATATTGGGAATCGGAATATCAAAATGCCTAGCAAAATCGTAATCACGTTGGTCGCCACAAGGGACAGACATAACTGCACCTGTTCCGTAACCCGCAAGCACATAATCACCAATCCAAATAGGAATAGGCTCTTTTGTAAACGGATGTTCAGCATAAGCCCCAGTAAATGCTCCAGTTATGGTTTTTACATCTGCCATTCTATCTAATTCACTCCTTTTGGCAGTAGCTTTTATATAGGCTTCAACATCTTCCTTTTGAGCATCAGTTGTTATTTTTGGCACCA from Aureibaculum sp. 2308TA14-22 includes:
- a CDS encoding T9SS type A sorting domain-containing protein yields the protein MKHFYKLFSFLLLSLLGVNVFAQELYVGSGVEFHLKKDLDFTTSNTVVTLGSTGVFSVEAGSVWGTDQEYVNGKVVAYGTGETKLPVGDNGVYAPVMLNHSINSEAQYFNATPTSGTNGTDVDAVSDKEYWELNGQGVVTLPWIPASDITTLVNDNGSKLSSVAVVGLNGGVWNLVSATETNVVTGDLSNGTVTTDNANEVVLSGFSEYTFGIDHQAVLGIDDLFITNDIRIISNPIDNDAEHIQFVSANLVNLKVTIFDLLGRKISNQKNISVSNNRGSIIKPNLKSGIYLLKFEHEGKKVTKKILIK
- a CDS encoding anthranilate synthase component I family protein; the encoded protein is MNKFKLNTSSKKIIADTITPVSVYLKIRDRFPNSILLESSDYHANDNSFSYICFNPIATIKVENEKIFQTFPDGTSKIMEITNETDVPTEIHKFSQRFDVQKDEGFKFIHNGIFGYTAYDAVRYFEDVEISKKKDSIVIPDIYYAVYQNIIAINHFKNHAYIFAHDYNEKSNIEDLHQLVKAQNFTTYKFTKDGEISSNLTDNEYKEHVEIAKKHCARGDVFQLVLSKKFKQSFKGDEFNVYRTLRSINPSPYLFYFDYGDFKIFGSSPEAQLVVKDGLAEIHPIAGTFKRSGNDEQDAILAKKLSQDDKENDEHVMLVDLARNDLSRHGSQVKVDTYREVQFFSHVIHLVSKVTGKKEKNTSTMQVVADTFPAGTLSGAPKHRAMQLIEQYEKTSRAFYGGAIGFMDFDGNFNHAIMIRTFLSKNHELHWQAGAGLVSKSDPENELQEVYNKLGALTHAIELAERV
- a CDS encoding leucine--tRNA ligase; the protein is MSYHFNEIEAKWQKYWADNQTFKAANPGEKGAEKPKFYVLDMFPYPSGAGLHVGHPLGYIASDIYARYKRHKGFNVMHPQGYDSFGLPAEQYAIQTGQHPAVTTAENIKTYRRQLDQIGFSFDWSREVRTSDPNYYKWTQWIFIQLFNSWYNKNTDKAEDISSLVSTFEKEGNTTVNAESDDDVGQFTASEWNDFSKEKQQQILLQYRLTYLSDTEVNWCPALGTVLANDEIVNGVSERGGHPVVRKKMKQWSMRISAYAQRLLDGLDKIDWPQPLKDSQTNWIGRSEGAMVSFSIIDGENLPKIDVFTTRPDTIFGVSFMTLAPEHELVPKITTDAQKEDVEAYIKATAKRSELDRMADVKTITGAFTGAYAEHPFTKEPIPIWIGDYVLAGYGTGAVMSVPCGDQRDYDFARHFDIPIPNIFEGVDISEEAFAEKEKSVIANSDFLNGLPYKKAMKIIIYEIEKRGFGYKKINYRMRDAVFSRQRYWGEPFPVYYVNGLPQMIDEKHIPIVLPEVEKYLPTEDGKPPLGNAEAWVWDIEQNKIVENSQIDKKTVFPLELNTMPGWAGSSQYFNRYMDPHNENEIFSQDTINYWQDVDLYIGGSEHATGHLLYSRFWQKFMFDKGLVPQDEFAKKLINQGMILGTSELAYVTGYKGANDFEGKKASNTIFLLQENEFGEKVHFSHYTKDVKYVFFSADYEYVDEYKEGSLAVPFNEIIPHRFDVNYVKSNVLDIENYRNSNQYYEDSIFVVQKGYWHKGKFHELFNQGSSEFKTYSEVEKMSKRWLNVVNPDAICEQYGADSLRMYEMFLGPLEQAKPWNTAGITGVHSFLKKLWKLYHSGENGAFYVTNSPLEGGSGGVEPTPEAFKTLHKTIKKVEEDIENFSFNTSVSTFMIAVNELTAKKCNNRAILEPLLILISPYAPHIAEELWSKLGHTESISTAPFPKFEEKYLVESTKTYPISFNGKMRFTMDLSLDLTKEQIEEAVMTHEKTQAQLAGRTPKKVIIVPGKIVNIVG
- a CDS encoding SemiSWEET family sugar transporter is translated as MVASIEILGLLAGGLTTAAFVPQVYKTYKSKSADSLSLTMFMVFFVGIILWLIYGIYVNSLAMMVTNSITAALSLLLIYFKLTYK
- a CDS encoding anthranilate synthase component II, giving the protein MKKILVIDNYDSFTYNLVHYLEDLGCEVTVKRNDQLTLGEVEAFDKIVLSPGPGIPDEAGLLKEIIKQYAPTKSILGVCLGQQAIGEVFGGKIINLKEVYHGVATNVELTVDDEPMFKGLEKNFEVGRYHSWVVDTNLPDVLEATSYDENGQIMSLRHKKYDVKGVQYHPESVLTPNGKQLLENWLNS